Part of the Prunus dulcis chromosome 8, ALMONDv2, whole genome shotgun sequence genome is shown below.
AATCTGTTTTGGTACATTCTAAGATTAGTGTCTTCTTCTATTCATCCCTCTGTGTTCAcaagaatttttttgaataaaagGATTATGCtgataaataaacaacaatTCTTTCTGCAGGTTCTTCTCAGAGGACCAAAGAATGCTCGTGAAGCTGTGAAGCACTTTGGACCTGCTCCTGGTGTGCCTCACAGTCACACCAAACCCTATGTACGATCAAAGGGTAGGAAATTTGAGAAGGCTAGAGGCAAAAGGAACAGCAAGGGTTTCCGTGTTTAAGAGTTGCAAAACAAGTCATCTCCCTATTTTCAGTTGTGTTTTTCTCACTTTGCGTTATTGTTGGACCTATTATGTTATCAATAGCTTATCATCATCTATATTTCCATTGTTCCCTATGACTATTTTAACTTTTGAGAGGAAGATATTTAGATGTTTGAAGGATTAATGGATACTTGCAGAAATGTATGGTAGATGTTGaagattttgtttaattcGATTTTGGTTTGATATTAGTACTTTTCTCACCCTCACTCATCTTCATGCATGAAGCcacaaacaaattttaaataatattttgatttaGCCCACCTACCACTAGAAGCTATCCACATTtctgaaaatgaaatcaaTGGCTCTtccaaaattaatgaattgcTGATGGTAAAGTTGAACCACActtatattgtaatttgtaagtGCTAATCAATAAGCCAATGAGGCTTGCGGCATAATCACGATGATCAAAAGATAGAACAAGCTCTGCATTTTATTATTACATAAGCAAACCTTAAGGACGAAAATCTCAAACTAGATTCAACACGAAAGCGAGGTTCCATAATGTCGCACTGCTTTTTAGACGTCATTATACGGTTATGTAGCCAGACTTATTGAAGTAGCGACTGCGAAACAAACATAGTGGGCTAACAAAAATCAGAACTTCTGGATGAAGTCATATACGTGCTGACTGATTTCGTCGGGCCTTTCCTGGTTAATAAAGTGAGCTCCATCTTCAATCACAACCACCTCTTGCAAAAATGGCACATCTCTTTTGAAGCCTCCATTATGTATATAGTTCTTCACGCCTGGGATATGATAGGTGATGTCCAGGTCGCCCACAATAAACTTGACCGGTACTTTGATCTGTAGCCCTGTCCATGGTCCTGTAATCTCCCAGGTTCTGCAACCAAGAAGAAAATACTTAATTGGAATATGCATCCAACCCATTTCAATACAAACAATTTTGCTTCAAGCTACTTAAATGTCATCTGATTTCTGATCTCTAACTCAAAATTTCTGTCGAGAAATTACCTTTACAATCTAAGAAAGACAATGTATTCAACATATGATAACCAATTCAAAGGGAAAGGGGTAGGTACGTACAAGTTCAAAGCTCGATAATAGTTCAATCCACCAACAAACCCCGTCTTGCTGAATTTGCTGGCAAAATAATTAAGGTCCTCTTCTAACAGCCAAGGGGGCAAGGTTTCTGGAGTTTTCCAAGCCCTTAATCCTAGTTCTTTAGGTAGGCATGGAGGTTTTGGACTACGACCAGTAAGAAACTTTTTCATTATTGATGCAGTATCATAACCAGCAAATTCTTTTTCGATCTCCCCAGGTTCCTACAGCACAGCATTCCTCAACAAAAGGATTTGATGCATATATGTATTCGTTATGAGAGTTACATAAGGATTTGAGTAACAAGAGCTATGCCTCAACAAAATCACCAAGAAACAAATAGTCCTTAACAATGAGCAGGTATAAAAATTCTCATTAAGCACAAACTGTGGATTAAATTCATTAATCTCAAACGGTATTCAGGCGACGAATTTTCATAATTGAAAGTAGTCCATAACATGAATATATGAACTAGTTTTGTGATTGGGTGTACCGTGTAGCAAAGAATCAGATCTAACAAAGTGGCAAACCGCTGGTCAAAAGTCTGGTTTTGAAGGACGGATCTCTGAGAACTAAAATTTGTGGACGAGGAAGGGGTGTGGGTTGCGCACAAGGAAGGGGTGTGGGTTGTGCAGTTGTAATAGTAGCCTAAAAGGAGGTGGTTGCGCAGACTGAATACATCATTAATGAGAATGAATTTAACAGGCGCATACACCCAATGTCAGTATAATAAATTCAACAGTTCACAGCAAATATATAGATAAAATAGCTTTCAGAAAATCTGACTGCATAACCTTTTCAGCATATACATATGATAAAAGTATACCATCTTGGGGAATATTCAGATTAAGCAATCTCcacaaaaaatcaatcaattcATAAATGAAATGCGaacatggaaaagaaaagaagcaaagcaaaaaagaagagaactTGTTGTTGTAGAATAGAGCAGTGAATAATTCAGCTAAGGGGAGCCAAAAAAAAGGCAATTGGAATCTGACCCAATAAATTTCATATACTGAATCACAAAATGATTGCGATTTTTCAATCAGATcgaaaaggaaattaaaaaaaattgaaagaacgTGATTTACCTGGAACCTGCAAATATAGTAATCATCACCAAACAAGGCCCTGAAACCATCGACAGGCTTTCTCTTTGGGTTCCTGGGACTGAAGGCCACA
Proteins encoded:
- the LOC117636678 gene encoding epoxide hydrolase A, translated to MEKIEHTTVSTNGINMHIASIGTGPVVLFLHGFPELWYSWRHQLLSLSSLGYRCIAPDLRGFGDTDAPPSPASYSALHIVGDLIGLLDHLGIDQVFLVGHDWGAVIAWWFCLFRPDRVKALVNLSVAFSPRNPKRKPVDGFRALFGDDYYICRFQEPGEIEKEFAGYDTASIMKKFLTGRSPKPPCLPKELGLRAWKTPETLPPWLLEEDLNYFASKFSKTGFVGGLNYYRALNLTWEITGPWTGLQIKVPVKFIVGDLDITYHIPGVKNYIHNGGFKRDVPFLQEVVVIEDGAHFINQERPDEISQHVYDFIQKF